The Desulfuromonas versatilis genome has a segment encoding these proteins:
- the ptsP gene encoding phosphoenolpyruvate--protein phosphotransferase translates to MTDSGKNKIPLDTFLIGIGASPGISIGETHSVNRERVRAVERPIAAEEIPFEVNAFLEAVQQSKMQLEEVKAAVSDRQLAEHLYIIDTHLLILEDQMLIDSTLELIRNEQINAQGALKRTLRRFREVFERIEDEYLRERGSDIDSIGERLLRNLLGEGQQAIAGLDRKVVVVAHDLSPADTMQMEKEQIIGFVTDVGGRTSHTAILARSMGIPAVIGLENITALVKEPTPVIIDGSHGTVILNPSDETFREYLKKKQNYDYLEKELLSYRELASETRDGHHVALRGNVELPDEIPLVLAQGAEGIGLFRSEFLFLNRRIPPGEQEQFEVYKDILEKMAPNPVTIRTLDVGGDKFVPEINLADEANPAMGLRAIRFSLKERRLFHIQLRAILRASAFGPARIMFPMISGVAELRACRECLEKARAELAAEGVAFAAELPVGIMIETPSAALVADMLAQEADFFSIGTNDLIQYCLAVDRGNEHVAYLYEPMHPGILRALRMICQAARDKGIPVAMCGEMAGDPLYLLVLLGLGIDELSMNAPGIPRVKRVLRQVTREDGEQLLARLSSLPTAQDVSRLLEEEMGKRFPELFAPMPI, encoded by the coding sequence ATGACGGATTCGGGGAAGAATAAAATACCCCTGGACACTTTCCTGATCGGCATCGGGGCCTCCCCCGGGATCAGCATCGGGGAGACCCACTCGGTCAATCGGGAGCGGGTGAGGGCGGTGGAGCGGCCGATTGCCGCCGAGGAAATCCCCTTCGAGGTCAACGCCTTTCTGGAGGCGGTGCAGCAGTCCAAAATGCAGCTCGAAGAGGTCAAGGCCGCCGTTTCCGACCGCCAGCTGGCCGAGCATCTCTATATTATCGATACCCATCTGCTGATCCTCGAGGACCAGATGCTGATCGACAGCACCCTGGAGCTGATCCGCAATGAGCAGATCAACGCCCAGGGGGCCCTCAAACGAACCTTGCGCCGCTTTCGCGAGGTGTTTGAGCGCATCGAGGACGAGTACCTGCGCGAGCGCGGGTCGGATATCGACTCCATTGGCGAGCGGCTTTTGCGCAACCTGCTGGGAGAGGGACAGCAGGCGATTGCCGGCCTCGACCGCAAGGTGGTGGTGGTCGCTCACGATCTTTCCCCCGCCGACACCATGCAGATGGAAAAAGAGCAGATCATCGGTTTTGTCACCGATGTCGGCGGCCGAACCTCCCATACCGCCATCCTGGCGCGCTCCATGGGGATTCCCGCGGTGATCGGCCTGGAGAACATCACCGCTCTGGTCAAGGAGCCGACCCCGGTGATCATCGACGGAAGCCACGGCACGGTGATTCTCAACCCCTCCGACGAGACGTTTCGTGAATACCTGAAAAAGAAACAGAATTACGACTACCTGGAGAAGGAACTGCTCAGCTATCGCGAACTCGCCTCGGAAACCCGGGACGGGCACCATGTCGCGCTGCGGGGCAACGTCGAACTGCCCGACGAGATCCCCCTGGTGCTGGCCCAGGGCGCCGAGGGCATCGGCCTGTTCCGCTCCGAGTTTTTGTTTCTCAACCGCAGGATTCCCCCCGGCGAGCAGGAGCAGTTTGAGGTTTACAAGGATATTCTGGAAAAAATGGCCCCCAACCCGGTGACCATCCGCACCCTGGATGTCGGCGGGGACAAGTTCGTGCCCGAGATCAACCTGGCCGACGAGGCCAACCCGGCCATGGGCCTGCGCGCGATCCGCTTCTCCCTCAAAGAGCGTCGCCTGTTCCACATCCAGTTGCGGGCCATTTTGCGGGCCTCGGCCTTCGGCCCCGCGCGCATTATGTTCCCGATGATTTCCGGGGTGGCCGAGTTGCGGGCCTGCCGTGAGTGTCTCGAAAAGGCACGGGCCGAGCTGGCTGCCGAAGGGGTAGCATTCGCCGCCGAGCTTCCGGTGGGGATCATGATCGAAACCCCCTCGGCCGCGCTGGTGGCGGACATGCTGGCGCAGGAGGCCGATTTCTTCTCCATCGGCACCAACGACCTGATCCAGTACTGCCTGGCGGTGGACCGCGGCAACGAACATGTCGCCTACCTCTACGAACCGATGCATCCGGGCATCTTGCGGGCCCTGCGGATGATCTGCCAGGCGGCCAGGGACAAAGGGATCCCGGTCGCCATGTGCGGCGAGATGGCCGGCGATCCCCTCTATCTGCTGGTGCTGCTGGGGCTGGGGATCGACGAGCTCTCCATGAATGCCCCGGGGATTCCGCGGGTGAAGAGGGTGCTGCGCCAGGTGACGCGGGAGGACGGAGAGCAGCTTTTGGCCCGTCTCTCGAGTCTGCCCACGGCGCAGGATGTCTCGCGCCTGCTCGAGGAGGAGATGGGCAAGCGTTTTCCCGAGTTGTTCGCTCCCATGCCGATTTGA
- the metK gene encoding methionine adenosyltransferase, translated as MAMTDFLFTSESVTEGHPDKIADQISDGVLDAILAQDPKARVACETLVTTGMAMIAGEITTTAYVDMPGIVRQTIKEIGYDDSSMGFDYETCAVLTSIDRQSPDISMGVTEGEGMFKEQGAGDQGLMFGYACNETPELMPMPITFAHKLTKRLSEVRKSGLLPFLRPDGKSQVSIQYINDKPIRVDAVVVSSQHSPEVTYETLKEGIVEEVVRKIIPAELLDEKTKYFINPTGRFVVGGPMGDCGLTGRKIIVDTYGGQGSHGGGAFSGKDPSKVDRSASYMARYVAKNIVASGLADKCEVQVAYAIGVAEPVSVMINTFGTGKIPSNDIARIAREEFDMRPAAIIKTLDLLRPIYQKTAAYGHFGRELPEFTWERTDRAESLRKRAGL; from the coding sequence ATGGCAATGACCGATTTTCTTTTCACGTCCGAGTCCGTAACCGAGGGGCATCCCGACAAAATCGCCGACCAGATTTCCGATGGCGTTCTCGACGCCATCCTCGCCCAGGACCCCAAGGCCCGGGTGGCCTGCGAAACCCTGGTGACCACCGGCATGGCCATGATCGCAGGCGAAATCACCACCACGGCTTACGTCGACATGCCGGGGATCGTCCGCCAGACCATCAAGGAGATTGGTTACGACGATTCCTCCATGGGTTTTGACTACGAAACCTGCGCCGTACTGACCTCCATCGATCGCCAGTCCCCCGACATCTCCATGGGCGTTACCGAAGGCGAGGGGATGTTCAAGGAGCAGGGCGCCGGCGACCAGGGCCTGATGTTCGGCTACGCCTGCAACGAGACCCCCGAGCTGATGCCGATGCCGATTACCTTCGCTCACAAGTTGACCAAGCGGCTCTCCGAGGTGCGCAAAAGCGGCCTGTTGCCGTTTCTGCGTCCCGACGGCAAATCTCAGGTCTCGATCCAGTACATCAACGACAAGCCGATCCGTGTCGATGCGGTGGTGGTATCCTCCCAGCACTCCCCGGAGGTGACCTACGAAACCCTCAAGGAGGGGATCGTCGAGGAAGTGGTCAGGAAGATCATCCCCGCCGAGCTGCTCGACGAGAAAACCAAGTACTTCATCAACCCCACCGGCCGCTTCGTGGTCGGCGGTCCCATGGGGGACTGCGGCCTGACCGGGCGCAAAATCATCGTCGACACCTACGGCGGTCAGGGTTCCCACGGCGGCGGCGCCTTCTCCGGCAAGGACCCCTCCAAGGTCGACCGCAGCGCCTCCTACATGGCCCGCTACGTCGCCAAGAACATCGTCGCCTCGGGGCTTGCCGACAAGTGCGAGGTTCAGGTGGCCTACGCCATCGGGGTCGCCGAGCCGGTCTCGGTCATGATCAACACCTTCGGCACCGGCAAGATCCCCTCCAACGACATCGCCCGGATCGCCCGCGAGGAGTTCGACATGCGCCCCGCCGCAATCATCAAGACCCTCGACCTGCTGCGGCCGATCTACCAGAAAACCGCTGCCTATGGCCACTTCGGGCGCGAGCTTCCCGAGTTCACCTGGGAGCGCACCGACCGGGCCGAGTCTCTGCGCAAGCGCGCCGGGCTCTAG